In Stenotrophomonas sp. 169, one DNA window encodes the following:
- a CDS encoding transporter yields MFEGMNPDQQQRDEQWQQVSRLFKMAMWLSACLALAAEAIHRLPMVKQLIEDERADDARAWVYVALMYLVSVPLLFLRMRRALSGFKPPDNSLSTRVFVASAGALICIGLIVLPVIVLEWGPSAALRGQSLYHLLSGNVLGTALVGGVLGYGAALAAWMLFCGVPKVVLR; encoded by the coding sequence ATGTTCGAAGGCATGAATCCAGATCAGCAACAGCGGGACGAACAATGGCAACAGGTTTCTCGTTTGTTCAAGATGGCCATGTGGCTTAGCGCATGCCTTGCGCTGGCCGCAGAAGCGATCCACCGCCTGCCGATGGTCAAGCAGCTGATAGAAGATGAGCGCGCTGATGACGCGCGTGCATGGGTGTACGTGGCTCTGATGTACCTGGTGTCCGTGCCCCTGCTTTTTCTTCGTATGCGCCGTGCGCTGTCCGGGTTCAAGCCGCCGGACAATAGCCTGTCCACCCGGGTATTTGTCGCAAGCGCGGGCGCTTTGATCTGCATCGGCCTCATCGTGCTACCGGTTATCGTTCTTGAGTGGGGTCCCAGCGCCGCACTTCGGGGACAGAGCCTCTATCACCTCCTTTCGGGAAATGTACTTGGCACGGCGCTGGTTGGTGGAGTACTCGGCTACGGCGCAGCCCTGGCCGCATGGATGCTTTTCTGCGGCGTGCCCAAGGTTGTTCTGCGGTAG
- a CDS encoding type I secretion system permease/ATPase — translation MSHGNAALSVVGDGVVEGEEISLALRGLVLLAQFHGIAADAGQLAHECASDDARVDDTMLVLLARRLGLKAKINKLSLDRLAMANLPALVFGAEDDAFILARINGEQVLIHDLRTKRPQTISFEQLTQRYAGRILQVASRASVLGDLARFDFSWFIPAVVKYRKLLMEVFIVSFFIQLLALVTPLFYQVVMDKVLVHRGLTTLDVIAIGLVSIAVFDVVLSGLRTYVFAHTTSKIDVELGARLFRHMLALPLAYFESRRVGDTIARVRELENIRNFLTGQALTSVLDLFFTVVFLAVMFYYSGWLTLIVVLSLPLYALISAGITPVLRKRLNEKFARGADNQSFLVETVSGISTVKAMAVDPRVTRTWDNQLAGYVSAGFGVTKVATVGQQGVQLVQKLVSVAILFWGAKMVIDGKLSLGQLIAFNMLSGQVSAPIIRLAQLWQDFQQVGISVERLGDILNTRTELPGSRLALPPIKGRVTFERVAFRYRPDAPEVLSGIELDIGAGEVIGIVGRSGSGKSTLTKLVQRLYTPERGRVLVDGQDLALADPAWLRRQLGVVLQENFLFNRSVRENIALSDPGMPLDRVIQAATLAGAHEFIAALPEGYDTKVGEHGTGLSGGQRQRIAIARALITDPRILILDEATSALDYESEHAVMSNMRSICKGRTVLIIAHRLSTVRHANRIVVVEKGQIVESGTHDELVMRPGGHYAHLYRLQQGIA, via the coding sequence ATGTCACACGGAAATGCGGCGCTGTCGGTCGTGGGTGATGGGGTGGTCGAGGGTGAAGAGATTAGCCTGGCGTTACGCGGGCTGGTCCTGCTCGCTCAGTTTCATGGAATTGCAGCGGATGCCGGCCAGTTGGCGCACGAATGTGCGTCAGATGATGCGCGTGTGGATGACACCATGCTTGTGTTGCTCGCACGGCGGTTGGGCCTGAAGGCCAAGATCAACAAGCTTTCCTTGGATCGGCTGGCAATGGCGAACCTGCCCGCTCTAGTGTTTGGCGCGGAAGACGACGCGTTCATTCTGGCGCGGATCAACGGTGAACAGGTCTTGATCCACGACCTGCGCACCAAGCGACCGCAGACCATATCGTTTGAACAGCTAACGCAGCGTTACGCTGGCCGAATCTTGCAGGTGGCCTCTCGTGCTTCTGTGTTGGGTGATCTGGCCCGTTTTGATTTCAGTTGGTTCATCCCAGCGGTAGTCAAATACCGGAAATTGCTGATGGAGGTATTCATCGTCTCCTTCTTCATCCAGCTGCTGGCGCTGGTTACGCCGCTGTTCTATCAAGTGGTGATGGACAAAGTCCTCGTGCATCGCGGACTAACAACGCTGGACGTAATCGCCATCGGCCTAGTGTCGATCGCCGTGTTCGACGTAGTGCTTAGCGGGCTGCGGACTTACGTGTTCGCGCACACGACCAGCAAGATCGACGTGGAACTCGGCGCACGCCTGTTCCGGCACATGCTGGCTTTGCCACTGGCCTATTTCGAGTCGCGCAGGGTAGGGGATACCATCGCGCGGGTCCGCGAGCTTGAGAACATCCGTAACTTCCTGACGGGGCAGGCGCTGACCTCGGTCCTGGACCTGTTCTTTACCGTGGTGTTTCTCGCGGTGATGTTCTACTACAGCGGCTGGCTGACCCTGATCGTCGTGTTGTCGCTGCCGCTATATGCGCTCATCTCGGCAGGCATCACACCTGTGCTACGAAAGCGCCTCAACGAGAAGTTCGCACGTGGCGCCGACAACCAGTCGTTCTTGGTGGAAACCGTCAGCGGTATCAGCACCGTCAAAGCGATGGCTGTTGACCCACGCGTGACCCGCACGTGGGACAACCAGCTCGCTGGTTATGTGAGTGCCGGCTTTGGGGTAACCAAGGTAGCAACCGTGGGCCAGCAGGGCGTGCAGCTGGTGCAGAAGCTCGTCAGCGTGGCGATACTTTTCTGGGGCGCGAAGATGGTCATCGATGGCAAGCTGAGCCTGGGCCAGCTGATTGCGTTCAACATGCTGTCTGGCCAAGTGTCAGCTCCCATTATTCGCCTGGCGCAGCTGTGGCAGGACTTCCAGCAGGTGGGCATTTCCGTTGAACGCTTGGGCGATATCCTCAATACCCGGACCGAGCTGCCGGGCAGCCGCCTTGCACTTCCACCGATCAAGGGCCGCGTTACATTCGAGCGGGTAGCGTTCCGCTACCGCCCCGATGCCCCCGAGGTGCTCTCGGGGATCGAGCTCGACATCGGCGCGGGGGAAGTCATCGGCATCGTTGGGCGTTCCGGCTCCGGCAAGAGCACGCTGACTAAGCTGGTGCAACGTCTCTACACCCCCGAACGCGGCCGCGTGCTGGTTGATGGGCAGGACTTGGCATTGGCTGATCCGGCTTGGCTGCGCCGCCAACTCGGTGTTGTGCTGCAAGAGAACTTTCTCTTCAACCGCAGCGTCCGGGAGAACATCGCGTTAAGTGACCCGGGCATGCCTTTGGATCGGGTGATCCAGGCTGCCACACTGGCCGGCGCGCATGAGTTCATCGCAGCACTGCCCGAAGGCTATGACACTAAGGTGGGCGAACATGGAACTGGGCTGTCGGGCGGCCAGCGCCAGCGCATCGCGATCGCGCGAGCTTTGATCACCGATCCGAGGATCCTCATCCTCGATGAAGCCACCAGTGCGCTCGATTACGAGTCCGAACATGCGGTGATGAGCAATATGCGTTCGATCTGCAAGGGGCGCACGGTGCTGATCATTGCCCATCGCCTGTCCACGGTCCGCCACGCCAATCGGATCGTGGTGGTGGAAAAGGGACAGATCGTTGAGAGCGGGACGCATGACGAGTTGGTTATGCGACCCGGGGGGCACTACGCCCACTTGTACCGATTGCAGCAGGGCATTGCATGA
- a CDS encoding HlyD family type I secretion periplasmic adaptor subunit, which yields MKHIRDGIGDFIKRYRTVFGAAWKARREMDPPPRGDDERAFLPAHLELIETPTSPTARWTMRIIIGMFIVAISWATLGKLDIVAVAPGKTVVDSRTKVVQPAEVGVIRQILVRDGQAVQAGQVLITLDATATGADVAKAGDALLNARMTALRLRALGVALDTDSAPQVSAEVDLPSARVEDEQALARSQYEALEARRHSLQAMIAQRRAELATTLAAVQPLEESARISKLRADDYRGLLDGNYVGRHDYLLREQERIAGESDLATQRNRVQEVRSALLAAEEELRVLVTDFRQQTLDGLRAAQEQIGQMAPEVSRSGRRDHQMTLRAPVAGTVQQLAVHTVGGVVTPAQPLLAVVPSEEALEVEAAILNKDIGFVRTGQAVTVKVESFPYTRYGYLTGKVVSVSHDAMQDEKLGLVFPVRVKLDRSVLQIDGVSVRLSAGMNLSAEIKTGKRRVIDYLLSPLQQHTTESLRER from the coding sequence ATGAAGCACATCCGCGATGGCATCGGTGACTTCATTAAGCGTTACCGTACGGTGTTCGGTGCGGCGTGGAAGGCGAGGCGAGAGATGGACCCGCCGCCTCGCGGCGACGACGAGCGTGCCTTCTTGCCCGCCCATTTGGAACTAATCGAAACGCCGACATCGCCGACGGCGCGGTGGACCATGCGAATCATCATCGGCATGTTCATTGTGGCCATAAGCTGGGCGACCCTCGGTAAGTTGGATATCGTGGCGGTCGCGCCGGGCAAGACCGTGGTGGATTCACGGACCAAGGTGGTGCAGCCGGCGGAAGTTGGCGTGATACGGCAGATCCTAGTGCGCGATGGCCAAGCCGTCCAAGCCGGCCAAGTGCTAATCACCCTGGATGCCACGGCCACCGGTGCCGACGTCGCAAAGGCCGGCGATGCGCTGCTCAACGCGCGCATGACCGCTCTGCGCCTGCGCGCCCTGGGGGTCGCACTAGACACCGATAGCGCCCCGCAGGTCAGTGCGGAGGTAGACCTTCCCTCGGCCCGGGTAGAGGACGAACAGGCCTTGGCGCGTAGCCAGTATGAGGCGCTGGAGGCGCGCCGCCACAGCCTGCAAGCGATGATTGCCCAGCGCCGCGCGGAGCTTGCCACTACCCTGGCCGCAGTGCAGCCGCTGGAGGAATCGGCACGCATCTCCAAGCTGCGCGCCGACGACTATCGCGGCTTGCTCGATGGGAATTACGTAGGCCGGCACGACTACCTGCTGCGTGAGCAGGAACGCATCGCCGGCGAAAGCGACCTGGCCACCCAGCGCAACCGTGTGCAGGAAGTGCGCTCGGCCCTGCTGGCCGCCGAGGAGGAGCTCCGAGTGCTGGTCACCGATTTCCGCCAGCAGACCCTGGACGGCCTGCGCGCGGCGCAGGAACAGATCGGGCAGATGGCCCCCGAAGTGTCACGTAGCGGCCGGCGCGACCACCAGATGACCCTGCGCGCCCCAGTTGCCGGTACCGTGCAGCAGCTGGCGGTACATACCGTTGGCGGCGTTGTGACTCCGGCGCAGCCACTGCTGGCCGTAGTGCCCAGTGAGGAGGCGTTGGAGGTGGAAGCCGCCATCCTCAACAAAGACATCGGCTTCGTCCGGACCGGGCAGGCCGTGACGGTCAAGGTAGAGAGTTTCCCCTATACCCGCTATGGCTACTTGACCGGCAAGGTGGTCAGTGTGTCTCACGATGCAATGCAGGACGAAAAGCTTGGCTTGGTGTTTCCAGTACGGGTGAAGCTGGACAGGTCCGTGCTGCAGATCGATGGGGTCAGCGTTCGCTTGAGCGCCGGCATGAACCTCAGCGCCGAGATCAAGACCGGCAAGCGGCGGGTGATCGACTACCTGCTGAGCCCATTGCAGCAACATACTACAGAATCGCTGCGCGAGCGCTGA
- a CDS encoding AAA family ATPase — protein sequence MHIDFIEVANFRKLLATRIDIAKESTVFVGANNSGKTSAMVAMRRFLVDQRDFNINDFTLSHWPAINELGSAWETESEDGEPTDFDWGSISPSLDVWLQVPDNQLHYVQGILPTLDWDGSAIGVRLRYEPRNADDFKREYLNARSATKSVMAAASGPDDSDDPFSLWPKSMIEFLSRRLRSTFEVKAYLLDPALLDDPDDGCANPQPLPVDSEPLKGDPFKGLIRIDEISAQRGLGWAASSSTSDDDLDAETVRLGKKLSTQLRGYYSQHLDPFDQPEEKDLKALQALHQARVAFGKQLSDSFESALKELETVGYPGLTDPKLRLAADLRPLDALNHGSAVHYEVPTHLAEVGFSNRLPEDSNGLGYQNLVSMVFALMSFRDRWMRVGKASKQAWAADDNIPPLHLVLVEEPEAHLHAQVQQVFIAHAYAVLRKHESLGDSSEFHTQMVVSTHSSHLAHEADFTSLRYFRRMPVKAVKGSVPVSQVVNLSKIFGTDDDTTRFVKRYLKITHCDLFFADGAILVEGPAERIVVPHMVQCREPYAYLRHRYLTWLEIGGSHAHRLRPLLTKLGLNTLIVTDLDAKTADGSKAVPARSAGQSSRNQTIKTWAPKEESIDLLLDMPEAS from the coding sequence GTGCACATTGACTTCATTGAAGTGGCGAATTTTCGAAAACTACTTGCCACAAGGATAGATATTGCGAAGGAATCGACAGTCTTTGTAGGCGCCAACAATAGCGGAAAGACATCTGCGATGGTTGCCATGCGACGCTTCCTCGTTGATCAGCGCGACTTCAACATCAACGATTTTACGCTGAGCCATTGGCCGGCCATCAACGAGCTGGGGAGCGCTTGGGAGACAGAATCGGAGGATGGTGAGCCCACAGACTTCGACTGGGGCTCGATCTCGCCGTCGCTAGATGTCTGGTTGCAAGTTCCTGACAACCAACTTCATTACGTCCAAGGGATCCTTCCAACGCTGGATTGGGACGGCAGCGCCATCGGCGTCCGCCTTCGATACGAACCCAGGAACGCTGACGACTTTAAGCGTGAGTATCTCAACGCAAGATCTGCCACAAAAAGCGTGATGGCCGCAGCCTCAGGCCCGGACGACAGTGATGATCCCTTTTCACTGTGGCCGAAGTCGATGATTGAGTTCCTTTCACGACGACTTCGATCGACGTTTGAGGTCAAGGCCTATCTGCTGGATCCAGCGCTGTTGGATGACCCAGATGACGGGTGTGCGAATCCGCAGCCCCTGCCCGTCGACAGTGAACCGCTTAAAGGAGACCCGTTCAAAGGACTGATACGCATCGACGAGATCAGCGCGCAGCGTGGACTCGGATGGGCCGCGTCCAGCAGCACCAGCGACGACGACTTGGATGCAGAGACTGTGCGTTTGGGGAAAAAGCTCTCTACTCAGCTCCGCGGCTACTACTCACAACATCTGGACCCCTTCGACCAACCTGAAGAAAAGGACCTGAAGGCGCTTCAGGCCTTACACCAAGCTCGGGTGGCCTTCGGCAAGCAGCTTTCAGACTCCTTCGAGTCAGCGCTTAAGGAGCTCGAAACTGTGGGCTATCCGGGCTTGACCGACCCAAAGCTGCGCCTCGCTGCGGACCTGCGCCCCCTGGATGCTCTGAACCATGGGTCTGCTGTGCACTATGAGGTCCCCACGCATCTGGCGGAGGTAGGTTTTTCCAATCGTTTACCTGAGGACTCCAACGGACTGGGCTACCAGAACCTGGTTTCGATGGTGTTCGCGCTGATGAGCTTCCGCGACAGGTGGATGCGAGTCGGCAAGGCGTCGAAACAAGCATGGGCGGCAGACGACAACATCCCCCCGCTCCACTTAGTCCTGGTGGAAGAGCCAGAAGCCCATCTCCACGCTCAGGTTCAACAGGTTTTCATCGCCCACGCCTACGCGGTGCTCCGAAAGCATGAGAGCTTAGGCGACTCCAGCGAATTTCATACCCAAATGGTGGTCAGCACTCACTCAAGCCATCTGGCACACGAAGCTGACTTCACTTCCTTACGTTATTTCCGCCGCATGCCGGTCAAGGCGGTGAAGGGCTCCGTCCCCGTTTCTCAGGTTGTCAATCTCTCTAAGATCTTTGGCACTGATGACGACACGACCCGCTTTGTGAAGCGTTACCTAAAGATCACACATTGCGATCTCTTCTTCGCCGATGGTGCGATCCTCGTTGAGGGACCTGCAGAGCGGATAGTGGTCCCCCACATGGTGCAATGTCGCGAACCCTACGCTTATCTCAGGCATCGATACCTCACCTGGTTGGAAATCGGGGGCAGCCACGCTCATCGCCTTCGCCCTCTTCTCACCAAACTGGGCCTCAACACCCTGATAGTGACGGACCTGGATGCAAAGACGGCCGACGGCTCTAAGGCAGTTCCGGCGCGATCCGCGGGGCAGTCGTCGAGGAACCAAACGATAAAAACTTGGGCTCCCAAGGAAGAGTCCATTGACCTATTGCTCGATATGCCAGAGGCATCCTGA